From Euwallacea similis isolate ESF13 chromosome 6, ESF131.1, whole genome shotgun sequence:
ctaataaaattgattgaaataagatcttttaaaattgaatttcagaGATTCTACTGAACAGTGGGAATATTTCATGCCCTTCGATATAAATGAAAGAGACGCAACTGGGCAAAATATTCTCTACGTTGCATCTCTTCTCGGGAATAAGAAATTGGTAGACGttatcttgaattttaaaattaaggcCACCAGAATTATACAGTCTGGAAGTTCCGTAAGTTGATTTTAGTGTAGAGTTGCCTCTTATTGTgtatgaataaattaaattaggagGACGACTTGACGCCCTTGTCTGAGGCAGTAATGAGCCCCACCAAAAGACGCATTTCGGACGGTATTAAGCATATAATGTCCAAGTTGCACCTCTCCAGAGACAACTCTTTTGAGAACGAAGTAtttgtttccatttttcttcaatattacgaatttattagttttttattagCTTGACGGCAATACTAGGGGAATTTGTCCTTTGCGGATCGACATTTACTGCAACAATAATACAGAAACGGCATTACACGCAGCAATAAGGGGCAGACATTATGATATTGCTTTAGCTCTGTTGAATGCAGGAGCTAATGCCAATGCTGCTATCAAACCTTATCATAATTTGAATGAGGTAAATGTGTATTTTaagtttctcaaattttcACTTTGTGCTTTTTAAATGTGATATCGTTAGGATATCAGTTGTTGCTCAGTCGAAGACGACTTCAATTATGCATCTTACGGGCTAGTGGAAGCTTGTAAAAACCGTGATGTGCCCATCGTAGATCTGCTTCTAAAGCGTGGAGCTCGGGACGATGATTGCAAAGCATTAGGCATTGCTGTGGCAAATAAAGACGAAACTCTTATTGCCAAATTACTTTCGACAAAGGTACTTAATATAGAGCTGATacagataataaaaattcttaaaagcCAGTAGATTCCGCAATTTTTAGTccatttttccaattaaaacgACACAAGACCCTTAGTTTTCCTCATAGAGGTTTCACGTGGTTTTATGCTATTTCTAAAACATTCACTACTTATGTGGATCAAATATATCCATGGAAATTTGCATGCGATATGAAATTCACAGAAATTGTCATCTGTAAGATTGGATATGAAATAAACATACATTTGTTCTAATGAAATAGATAGTAAGTTATGCCttattttgaaatgtaaatagTAGAAAAGGCACCCTGTACATTTACTTAAACATCCAAAGCACTACTATACCGCCAACTTTTCTTGTGATTTTCAGGCTCACGCAGACcccgaatttaaaataaataaaaagtcaaTGACCGAAAACATCAACAGCTTTCATATTACTATGTTTGCCAACGTTTCTAGTCTGACTTACTCAAGCCTATTCCCAAACACCCCTACCATGATCAACTGGCACAACCAAAAATGCGGTCTAAACGAAATAAAGGTGCAGTGGCTGATCGATGCCGCCCTAAACTTGAACCCAAAACTCAAACAGAACCCTCGCAGCTATGAAATAGCTCTGTTTTCCATTACGAGGCTAGATATTTCCAATAACAGCTTGATTTCCGTGCCCTTAGGGGTGTTTCAGCTGCAGAGTCTAAAGCATTTGAATCTGTCCcagaataaaattgaagagCTGCCCTCACCTGAAAAAGCCCCAGTGaggaagaaaatgtttaaaaagaagtgTCGAAATGAGGAATTGTCTTATTCTTGCCCGTTGCTAGAAGAGTTATATCTGCAGGAGAATCGGTTAAATCAGATTCCGGAGGCTGTTTTCAAGCTGCCAAATTTGGTAACATTGGCAATAGCCAATAATAAATTGCAGCAATTACCCTATGATATGTGGTTGGCACCGAAATTGAAGGAGTTGAACGcgtcttttaattttttgaaggaGCTGCCCTCTGCTCCAAATGAGGTAAGTCATGAAATTTATAtgtgaagaaattaaacatataaaaCTAAATAGTATTACGATGCCGTAACTTGGTAAATCATTTTAGACCAAAGACGATTTAGAGAAATTAAGCATAAGCTCAAGCGAGAGCCAACTCTCAAACTTAGCAGAACAAGACTCGGAGAACGAGATAACTGAGTTCGATAAAATGATACGTAGTGAAGAGTCGGTGCATACTGTTAGGTATAGGAAAAAAGAAAGGTCTTTCCTGTGAGTAAAACAGTTACTAAATAAATTCAAGACTCTATTTTGGCGCGCAATTTCAGCCAGCTTGAACTAATCAAACATCATATCTGGAGCAAAAATGTTGAAGTAACAGAACAGATATTACACACCGATGAAACTCTACTAGAAAAATGCTCCCAATTATCTGCCTTGAATTTGGCCCATAATTTATTCACTAGCATTCCAGTGGTTTTGCCCTGTTTAGCAGTAAACCTAACGAGACTCAACATGGCATTTAACTGTCTGAGATCTATGTCGCACATCACCAGTTATCCTAGCTCCTTGAAACAGCTAGATTTGAGCCATAATCAAATTTCAGTGTGGCCAAGTTTGCCGCAGGTGGAGGCTCCAGATAACATGGAACTGGCCAACTTGGCTTGTTACTTGGAGAATGTGGGTTTTAAAGGGAAATCTGCGGAAGTTGGAGGTAGCTTTTAATAGCTTGAATTGATGAGTAACTAGGGTTTGGGGTTTCAGCTACCAGAAGACATTCTTCTAGGTCAGTAAGGAATGCAGTCTTACATTCTGTGTGCGTACATCGCAGACATTTGAGACTGGACAATTTAAGAACTTTGGTTTTGGCCGATAATCAATTTGGTAGAATCCAGTTGTGTACTGATGATAATGGGGAAGTCAGTGGTACGGAAGATGATGAACCGGAGAGAGTAAGTTTCTCTTTATAGGAGTTGCACCAAGATTTCTGtagtataaaataaactgCTCGCCGAATGTCTATATTTGATTAGAATTCTATACTATTTAGTTTTCCTCTTCAAACTAAAACGCTAAATGTTCAGAATGATTTTCTGAAGTTTCAGTTCAAATATTGTTTCCTGttataatatttcctttttttagaCGAATTgctctttttaaaatttatttggggATACCGTCTCACGTACTATGCTTTGGAATTGCATGCTGATCTCAAATAAAACTAAcggaaaataacattaatcATTTACTAAAGGCCTAGacgaaaattctttttaacGTTTCAGTGACGAACCTGTGACTATCTTTAGAAcctaagaaatattattagaaaagctaaaattaacaattaatgtGTGGAAAGTGTATATGTTAAATGTGTGAAACACTCTGAAATTTTTGTTCTCAATAGTTGAGGAATGAATTATAGtgataaatttccttttttagaCTCCGCAGACCACTAAATCCAGGCTTATGTTTCCTAATCTATCGATGCTCGACGTAAGCAACAACAATATTAAGGAAATACCTGGAAATATATACGACTTATCCAATTTATCCGTGCTCAACCTAAGTGGGAATTTAGGTGAGATTGTTTATCTAAATGTGCCACCAATAAATCGCCGAATTCTGCAGTTTTTATTCTCATGTATCTACCGCTACAGTTCGACGACGAATGAATAAATCCAAGGCAAAATTTGAAACGTagttttaatctaaaaatattcgaCTTAAGTGTCCCACTTATCATAATCTACGGGGTATTCGAAAATAACGTTCATATGTTTTAGAAAGTGATTCCTTAGGTCGaaataagagaaaaagtttctataaacATGAATCCGGGAATGAGTTCCACGGGTGCTAAAGCCTTTTCAAGATGCTGCCCCATGAATGCTGTAGAACTCATTTCCCAATTGAAATTcataaatcgtttttttttcttaccttTCAACCCAAGGAATCGCATCTTAAAATATATACGTATACTATTTCcggtcaccctgtatgttagCTTATTCCGTGAAATCGGCTTAAAACTCAGTTTGCCTTGGTACTCTTAACAAATAGTCACacctatttatttataattaggtATAACGGATCTCCCACCACAGATGGGATTGTTATCTCGCCTGTGGAATCTAAACACTAGAGGCTGTTCGCTACAAGATCCGCTTAAATTCATGAtcgaaagtaaaaaatacaaaacaatgGACATCATAGGTTACCTCAAATCAGTATTGGAGGATGCCAAGCCATATGCCCGCATGAAATTGATGATAGTTGGAGTGCAAGGCATTGGAAAAACTAGTTTGCTGGAACAGTTACGTCAGGAGGGTTCAACCAGGAAACGACCTGAAGTAAGTTGGGATATAGAGTGTTTTTATGTTTGAATTTGTAGTTATTGAAATAAGGAAACACTGGTTATTTGGATACACTTTAGTAACgatcaaataataatgatgtAGGTATTATAtccagaaatttcaattttattaaattatcgtCATTCtaaaagagaatatttttaatctgttttttaaaattttgttttaaaactataAGCCCTTATCTAATTCTTGCAATTATGTTCCTCATCTCCTAGCACTGGGGTAAAAGAATGGGCAATAAAAACATCAACACCAAAACCTCTAGAGGCAGCAACATGTCCACAGTGGGGGTCGACATTGGCGATTGGGTGTACGAGAAAAAAGTCCGTAACCAATCGGTCCATGGCCCTGTTATATTCCGAACTTGGGACTTTGGGGGGCAAAAAGAGTTAGTTATTTTTCACTCAAACCCTTCAAATCCGGAAAACGTACGAATTTCAGATACTATGCAACACATCAATACTTCCTCTCAAAACGCAGTCTCTATTTGGTAGTATGGAAAATCACAGACGGCCATCGAGGCATAAATGAAATTCTGCAATGGCTTGTTAACATTCAAGCCAGAGCTCCAAATTCTCCGGTTATCATTGTGGGAACTCACTACGATGTAGTGCAGGAATTTAACCCTAATATATCAGAAGAATATCAACAAATCATAAGGGAACGATTTATAAACGTGGTAGATGCCGAGAAAATGGGATTGCCCCGTGTTTTGGACACCATTGAGGTTAGCTGTAAAACCAGGCACAATCTAAAGTTGCTTTGCAACCTCATATATGATTCTGTGTTTAGTTTGAGACCTCCAGGTAAAAAGTTTTCAGGAGCATTGGCTTTATCTAGAGTTTTTGACACGCCTTAGGGAGCAAGGAGTTATTATTAGAGCAAAAAGTTCCAGCAACATATCTGGCATTAGAGGATATAGTCAATTCTGTAGCTGGAGACAGGAGAGCGAACGGTTTAGATCCTGTACTGACTGCCGAGCAGTATAAGTCCATTATGACTACGGAAATGCTGCAGCGCTATAATAAAATCTTCAGGGATTGGGCAGAGTTGCACCAGGCTACTTTATTTTTGCACGAAAATGgttaatagttttatattaaccactttttccaataaattcaTCGGTTTTTAAAGGGGTACTCTTGCACTACGACGATGCTACCCTCAAAGACCTCTATTTCCTGGACCCTCAATGGTTGTGTGATATGTTAGCCCATGTAGTAACTATCCGAGAGATAAATCCGTTCGCCAGAAGCGGCATTATGAAGTTAGATGATCTTAAACACGTTTTTAAAGCCAGTAATATCGGTCCTATGGACACTCGAGGATACGTGGTTAATCTATTGAACAAGTTTGAAGTTGCGCTTACTTGGGATTCCAGGACTTTGCTAATACCTTCTTTGCTACCTACGGAGGAAGATATGATTATTGCGCAGATGTATCCGGGTCAAACTGTGCAACCACTGGTTAAAGTGAAGGTAAGAGGTAGCTCGGTGTTGCAGGATTTATTAGTGATTGaacttgaatttaatttcaaattcaaattaaaagttgGAATAACATAATACTAAGATGGTCTTATTTTGTTGGTTTTTCCTCTAGGTGCCTCTGAGATCACGCGGTTGGTCAgtaagaaacaaaaaattgagcATTTCCCCTAAATCTGTCCTCTACAACGATGAAGGTTctccaaattttcaacttaACATGGCTAGAAAAACTACTAAAACCCGTAAAATTCCCCTATGTGGGTTTTTACTCTCCTTAAAAATGATCTTCTAATCAGTTTCAGAAAATACCGAGAACATCCGTTACGAAATAACCACCAAATATACAGACAAATCCATAACACGTCTTCTGTTAATGTCGTATTTTCCTTCCGGGTTTTGGTCCAGGCTGATATCCAGGATTTTAGCTGACGATTCCATAATCGATATAATAAGAGGTTTCTTTGTCTTTCCTAAAGACGTAATCCAGAACGAGCACCTTACGAGATACTTAAACTCGAATTTGACAGCGGAATGGGTACTCTGGCAGACTGGCTTGCAGCTGAAATACGGTGATATCGTTCTATTTCGGATGAAGGAGGTATTGCATAATACAGCTGCCCATTACAGACAGTTAAAGTAAGTATCTAACCAATTAAACGGagttttcaaggaaaattgCATGGTtgctttatgttttttatttttctttaaaaaaatcctttaaaatgGTATCGGCCGAATTCGACGTAGCAAACAGAACTGTTAAGCAATTGTTTGAAACTTCTTTTcccatataaatatataaagaTAGGTACGTAGCGTGTCATTCAGCAAAAATCTCAATAGTTACGGAACTATCGACTTTGCTCAACGAAGCCATTGTTCCTTTTTAAGtaggattttttgaaataatttcagattcaaaataaaacaagacaGCTTGTGGATTGACGTAGACTTACAGAGCTCTTCAATTCTAGAAATCCAATTTCCAGTGGATTCTCTAGTCATTAAACTCTTAGAGTGCCCAATCAGCGACAACTATACCAAAAAAGAACTAGTTATAGAATGCAGTCATGAGTCTACAGCTCAATTGCTGGCTTTAGCTGTGGACCACGTGGATGTTCTGTTAGAGGACTGGTACCCCACTTTAGGCACGCGTTTTGTGCATACCTCGgaaggcaaatttttaatcactcGTTTGATTCCATGCCCTCAATGTCTGGGGCAATCTCAAGATCGTGAAAGCAACTTTGATCAGCCGTCCAGCTCGCAGACTCCGGATCTTTTACATTTAGACAACTTTGGTAGAAAGACATATCGAATAAGGAAGTCGCAGGAGTCGTCGACTAGTGAAGGAGACAGTGGGGTGGATCCAGACTCGAATGTCAGCAGCAGAAATGTATCCGTTGAGGGTCATCCGAACCTCCAAGTTGAGGAGAAGTTAGATAGAAATCCAGTTAACTATTCTTGGTTGGTTGAGGAGTGCATTTTAGCCTCATATGACACCAAAATGGTGACATGCCCTAATCATGGAGAAATTAAGCTCTCAAATATATCCCCCGATGTGGTGTTCCTGGACTTGGGAGACAGATACATAATAAAaccagaaaatatcaaaaaaggGAAACTTCTAGGCCGCGGAGCCTTTGGATTTGTGTTCAAAGGTGCCTGCAAGTTGCGAGACTCCGACGCCATGATAGATGTGGCAATGAAGATGCTTCAGCCTGTTCAACCAGGTCCCAACGCCCGTCCATCAGCCCTAATAGCCTACAAAGCCGCTCAAGGAAAATGGGATAGAGATCCTCTGCAATACGCCTGCAAGGCCTATTGTACTGCAAGGcaggaattgaatattttgttgAGTTTAAGACACCAAAATATCGTTCCTTTCGTGGGTGTTTGTACCAGCCCATTGGCACTTATTCTGGATTTGGCTCCTCAAGGGGCACTTGATTTGGTTCTGAGGCATTATAGGAGGTCCGGGGCTAAAGTAGGGCCCTATACTACACAGGCAGTCATTTTGCAGGTTAGTTGTGTATTTAGTTTTGTTTCTTATGTACGATCGGAATCTAAATATTACGAGACGCACTAAAATGATAATATTGTCGCAATATATTCTATCAATGCGCCATATTTTATCAGCAAATATTGTAAAGAGGAATTAG
This genomic window contains:
- the Lrrk gene encoding leucine-rich repeat serine/threonine-protein kinase 1 isoform X2, whose product is MAPSGANTLLFSACETGNREIVKILLDHGADGRCHPVTKYSPLYIACYQGHQAVVEILLIKFPELVQQHTVERWLPIHAACINGHCSILKLLFDFPYPTHVLKKYRDSTEQWEYFMPFDINERDATGQNILYVASLLGNKKLVDVILNFKIKATRIIQSGSSEDDLTPLSEAVMSPTKRRISDGIKHIMSKLHLSRDNSFENELDGNTRGICPLRIDIYCNNNTETALHAAIRGRHYDIALALLNAGANANAAIKPYHNLNEDISCCSVEDDFNYASYGLVEACKNRDVPIVDLLLKRGARDDDCKALGIAVANKDETLIAKLLSTKAHADPEFKINKKSMTENINSFHITMFANVSSLTYSSLFPNTPTMINWHNQKCGLNEIKVQWLIDAALNLNPKLKQNPRSYEIALFSITRLDISNNSLISVPLGVFQLQSLKHLNLSQNKIEELPSPEKAPVRKKMFKKKCRNEELSYSCPLLEELYLQENRLNQIPEAVFKLPNLVTLAIANNKLQQLPYDMWLAPKLKELNASFNFLKELPSAPNETKDDLEKLSISSSESQLSNLAEQDSENEITEFDKMIRSEESVHTVRYRKKERSFLQLELIKHHIWSKNVEVTEQILHTDETLLEKCSQLSALNLAHNLFTSIPVVLPCLAVNLTRLNMAFNCLRSMSHITSYPSSLKQLDLSHNQISVWPSLPQVEAPDNMELANLACYLENVGFKGKSAEVGATRRHSSRSVRNAVLHSVCVHRRHLRLDNLRTLVLADNQFGRIQLCTDDNGEVSGTEDDEPERTPQTTKSRLMFPNLSMLDVSNNNIKEIPGNIYDLSNLSVLNLSGNLGITDLPPQMGLLSRLWNLNTRGCSLQDPLKFMIESKKYKTMDIIGYLKSVLEDAKPYARMKLMIVGVQGIGKTSLLEQLRQEGSTRKRPEHWGKRMGNKNINTKTSRGSNMSTVGVDIGDWVYEKKVRNQSVHGPVIFRTWDFGGQKEYYATHQYFLSKRSLYLVVWKITDGHRGINEILQWLVNIQARAPNSPVIIVGTHYDVVQEFNPNISEEYQQIIRERFINVVDAEKMGLPRVLDTIEVSCKTRHNLKLLCNLIYDSVFSLRPPGSKELLLEQKVPATYLALEDIVNSVAGDRRANGLDPVLTAEQYKSIMTTEMLQRYNKIFRDWAELHQATLFLHENGVLLHYDDATLKDLYFLDPQWLCDMLAHVVTIREINPFARSGIMKLDDLKHVFKASNIGPMDTRGYVVNLLNKFEVALTWDSRTLLIPSLLPTEEDMIIAQMYPGQTVQPLVKVKVPLRSRGWSVRNKKLSISPKSVLYNDEGSPNFQLNMARKTTKTLSENTENIRYEITTKYTDKSITRLLLMSYFPSGFWSRLISRILADDSIIDIIRGFFVFPKDVIQNEHLTRYLNSNLTAEWVLWQTGLQLKYGDIVLFRMKEVLHNTAAHYRQLKFKIKQDSLWIDVDLQSSSILEIQFPVDSLVIKLLECPISDNYTKKELVIECSHESTAQLLALAVDHVDVLLEDWYPTLGTRFVHTSEGKFLITRLIPCPQCLGQSQDRESNFDQPSSSQTPDLLHLDNFGRKTYRIRKSQESSTSEGDSGVDPDSNVSSRNVSVEGHPNLQVEEKLDRNPVNYSWLVEECILASYDTKMVTCPNHGEIKLSNISPDVVFLDLGDRYIIKPENIKKGKLLGRGAFGFVFKGACKLRDSDAMIDVAMKMLQPVQPGPNARPSALIAYKAAQGKWDRDPLQYACKAYCTARQELNILLSLRHQNIVPFVGVCTSPLALILDLAPQGALDLVLRHYRRSGAKVGPYTTQAVILQVAKAIEYLHRHHIIYRDLKSENILVWDMPPPFVDLPDYPVHIKVADYGISRLTLPSGTKGFGGTEGFMAPEIMRYNGEEEYTEKVDCFSFGMFIYELLTLHQPFEGHESVKECILEGGRPPLTYRETLYPSYFLDLMVLCWSQQPRDRPTASQIVSIASAPEFTHLCDVVSLKHPAAVAAATSAALSYITEDGLSGSEMWLMCENSRVDLLLAADRGWLQYHTMSMPITPSATCTVGDTVWVGDCSGSIHAYSASDGRKLFYYALETESNTQVQALIHLAQLKRVACALSNGRLFLLNSEIRPMTPTAAEGTFVMTELGLTSGINCMCAVFREDEELCELWCGGCDGQITIYTIKDQVVAGHEVLNHYQPVINMVDVMNLVSTDNKVWSYVRPGCVVYQWKIETRSIVNKLDCSKLVPCSESLKSIAIEEHLSPTNCQVSTLVVLNDELYIGTTWGCVIIAEKSTLRPITIFRPYEQEVKLIVPLSMPKNTNDSSENTPLIATIGRGYRNLLSRYTDVPLPIGTPVASPMGGSYGSFLNKPNMFILLWRAENWTAL
- the Lrrk gene encoding leucine-rich repeat serine/threonine-protein kinase 1 isoform X1, with amino-acid sequence MLDSSPEDEDFPGRLLHQAALWDNTELLEDLLEGGQQAFLNSQDSWGRTPLHAAVITENSKCLPLLLNAGADPNVQCGPRGECKTPLHVCAEYGYCNNIKILLQHNADLQIKDGNGLSALDVAEKYSQDRCGELIKDASDAKEKARLDIHAAVRHACSQGDINSVQQLLSSLQKDAELIVNMAPSGANTLLFSACETGNREIVKILLDHGADGRCHPVTKYSPLYIACYQGHQAVVEILLIKFPELVQQHTVERWLPIHAACINGHCSILKLLFDFPYPTHVLKKYRDSTEQWEYFMPFDINERDATGQNILYVASLLGNKKLVDVILNFKIKATRIIQSGSSEDDLTPLSEAVMSPTKRRISDGIKHIMSKLHLSRDNSFENELDGNTRGICPLRIDIYCNNNTETALHAAIRGRHYDIALALLNAGANANAAIKPYHNLNEDISCCSVEDDFNYASYGLVEACKNRDVPIVDLLLKRGARDDDCKALGIAVANKDETLIAKLLSTKAHADPEFKINKKSMTENINSFHITMFANVSSLTYSSLFPNTPTMINWHNQKCGLNEIKVQWLIDAALNLNPKLKQNPRSYEIALFSITRLDISNNSLISVPLGVFQLQSLKHLNLSQNKIEELPSPEKAPVRKKMFKKKCRNEELSYSCPLLEELYLQENRLNQIPEAVFKLPNLVTLAIANNKLQQLPYDMWLAPKLKELNASFNFLKELPSAPNETKDDLEKLSISSSESQLSNLAEQDSENEITEFDKMIRSEESVHTVRYRKKERSFLQLELIKHHIWSKNVEVTEQILHTDETLLEKCSQLSALNLAHNLFTSIPVVLPCLAVNLTRLNMAFNCLRSMSHITSYPSSLKQLDLSHNQISVWPSLPQVEAPDNMELANLACYLENVGFKGKSAEVGATRRHSSRSVRNAVLHSVCVHRRHLRLDNLRTLVLADNQFGRIQLCTDDNGEVSGTEDDEPERTPQTTKSRLMFPNLSMLDVSNNNIKEIPGNIYDLSNLSVLNLSGNLGITDLPPQMGLLSRLWNLNTRGCSLQDPLKFMIESKKYKTMDIIGYLKSVLEDAKPYARMKLMIVGVQGIGKTSLLEQLRQEGSTRKRPEHWGKRMGNKNINTKTSRGSNMSTVGVDIGDWVYEKKVRNQSVHGPVIFRTWDFGGQKEYYATHQYFLSKRSLYLVVWKITDGHRGINEILQWLVNIQARAPNSPVIIVGTHYDVVQEFNPNISEEYQQIIRERFINVVDAEKMGLPRVLDTIEVSCKTRHNLKLLCNLIYDSVFSLRPPGSKELLLEQKVPATYLALEDIVNSVAGDRRANGLDPVLTAEQYKSIMTTEMLQRYNKIFRDWAELHQATLFLHENGVLLHYDDATLKDLYFLDPQWLCDMLAHVVTIREINPFARSGIMKLDDLKHVFKASNIGPMDTRGYVVNLLNKFEVALTWDSRTLLIPSLLPTEEDMIIAQMYPGQTVQPLVKVKVPLRSRGWSVRNKKLSISPKSVLYNDEGSPNFQLNMARKTTKTLSENTENIRYEITTKYTDKSITRLLLMSYFPSGFWSRLISRILADDSIIDIIRGFFVFPKDVIQNEHLTRYLNSNLTAEWVLWQTGLQLKYGDIVLFRMKEVLHNTAAHYRQLKFKIKQDSLWIDVDLQSSSILEIQFPVDSLVIKLLECPISDNYTKKELVIECSHESTAQLLALAVDHVDVLLEDWYPTLGTRFVHTSEGKFLITRLIPCPQCLGQSQDRESNFDQPSSSQTPDLLHLDNFGRKTYRIRKSQESSTSEGDSGVDPDSNVSSRNVSVEGHPNLQVEEKLDRNPVNYSWLVEECILASYDTKMVTCPNHGEIKLSNISPDVVFLDLGDRYIIKPENIKKGKLLGRGAFGFVFKGACKLRDSDAMIDVAMKMLQPVQPGPNARPSALIAYKAAQGKWDRDPLQYACKAYCTARQELNILLSLRHQNIVPFVGVCTSPLALILDLAPQGALDLVLRHYRRSGAKVGPYTTQAVILQVAKAIEYLHRHHIIYRDLKSENILVWDMPPPFVDLPDYPVHIKVADYGISRLTLPSGTKGFGGTEGFMAPEIMRYNGEEEYTEKVDCFSFGMFIYELLTLHQPFEGHESVKECILEGGRPPLTYRETLYPSYFLDLMVLCWSQQPRDRPTASQIVSIASAPEFTHLCDVVSLKHPAAVAAATSAALSYITEDGLSGSEMWLMCENSRVDLLLAADRGWLQYHTMSMPITPSATCTVGDTVWVGDCSGSIHAYSASDGRKLFYYALETESNTQVQALIHLAQLKRVACALSNGRLFLLNSEIRPMTPTAAEGTFVMTELGLTSGINCMCAVFREDEELCELWCGGCDGQITIYTIKDQVVAGHEVLNHYQPVINMVDVMNLVSTDNKVWSYVRPGCVVYQWKIETRSIVNKLDCSKLVPCSESLKSIAIEEHLSPTNCQVSTLVVLNDELYIGTTWGCVIIAEKSTLRPITIFRPYEQEVKLIVPLSMPKNTNDSSENTPLIATIGRGYRNLLSRYTDVPLPIGTPVASPMGGSYGSFLNKPNMFILLWRAENWTAL